The proteins below come from a single Mesobacillus jeotgali genomic window:
- a CDS encoding GNAT family N-acetyltransferase: protein MELENIKLTKQMAKVFGIAEQECKVSQTPCLMPGHLLIGCLDDGSFPIKEAKQKIGIDIDALRDSLEHSADGFSNEFRKYFKLPVCRSTKLVIEQAILYMRNYNQIYLNEGHVLKALIKTGQTEKMLTQEQNNTLLNIATVSRNMCLDVTDYKKPHTLSREIRMASKEDAERLILFIIEEFGTRWTESIQHEFRKPHPSIFIAEDQKGDIVGFAAFDIHEPRFFGPMGVAKNKRAEGIGESLLHVCLEAMQVKGYKEIIIDDAGPIEFYEKTCQAKVIPFI from the coding sequence ATGGAGTTAGAAAATATAAAACTTACGAAACAGATGGCAAAAGTTTTTGGAATTGCAGAACAGGAATGCAAAGTGTCGCAAACACCATGTTTGATGCCTGGACATCTTTTGATCGGCTGCTTGGATGATGGATCCTTCCCCATCAAGGAGGCGAAACAAAAAATTGGGATCGATATCGATGCTCTGAGAGATTCATTAGAGCATAGTGCTGATGGCTTTTCTAATGAATTCCGGAAATATTTTAAACTTCCGGTTTGTCGATCAACGAAACTGGTGATTGAACAAGCGATCCTCTATATGAGGAACTATAATCAAATTTATCTAAACGAAGGGCATGTCCTAAAGGCTTTGATTAAGACTGGCCAAACTGAAAAAATGTTGACTCAAGAACAGAATAACACCCTTCTCAATATAGCTACAGTATCCCGGAATATGTGTCTGGATGTAACAGACTACAAAAAGCCCCATACACTCAGCAGGGAAATCAGAATGGCAAGTAAAGAAGATGCTGAAAGGTTGATTCTGTTCATAATCGAAGAGTTTGGTACCCGCTGGACTGAGTCGATCCAACACGAGTTTAGGAAGCCCCATCCGTCTATTTTTATCGCGGAAGATCAAAAGGGGGATATCGTTGGCTTTGCTGCCTTTGATATTCATGAACCCCGTTTTTTTGGGCCGATGGGTGTTGCAAAGAATAAACGGGCTGAAGGTATAGGAGAATCTCTGTTGCATGTTTGCCTTGAAGCCATGCAAGTAAAGGGTTATAAAGAAATCATTATCGATGATGCTGGACCAATCGAATTTTACGAAAAGACCTGTCAGGCAAAGGTCATTCCGTTCATTTAA
- a CDS encoding multidrug resistance efflux transporter family protein — MGPILLGILAAFFFAFTFVLNQSMELSGGSWIWSASLRYIFMVPFLLAIVAARRNLKPLLINIKQNPLPWFLWSFVGFVLFYAPLTYAAAFSPGWLIAGTWQVTIISGALLSPLFYERTLTNQGLVSVRAKIPFKGLGMSVIILAGILLMQFEHAKHIPIEMVMLGVIPVLIASFAYPLGNRKMMEVTSGKLDAYQRVLGMTLASLPFWILLAIYGFLTEGVPTGNQSFQSLLVAMTSGVIATVLFFKATDLVSGNMQKLAAVEATQSMEVLFALAGEFFILSLPLPSLLSWVGIILVMLGMALHSYSTFRSKKEELKISA; from the coding sequence ATGGGACCAATATTATTAGGCATACTAGCGGCCTTCTTTTTTGCTTTCACCTTTGTTTTGAATCAATCAATGGAGTTATCTGGTGGAAGCTGGATTTGGAGTGCGTCACTGAGATACATATTCATGGTTCCCTTCCTTTTAGCTATAGTGGCAGCCAGGAGAAACCTGAAGCCATTATTAATAAATATTAAACAAAATCCATTACCATGGTTTCTTTGGAGTTTCGTTGGCTTTGTCTTGTTTTACGCACCACTTACATATGCAGCAGCCTTTTCTCCTGGCTGGCTGATTGCAGGTACATGGCAAGTTACAATCATATCTGGCGCTTTGCTCAGTCCCTTGTTTTATGAAAGAACTTTGACTAATCAAGGGCTAGTATCTGTCAGGGCAAAAATACCTTTTAAGGGACTCGGGATGTCAGTGATCATTTTAGCCGGAATATTGCTGATGCAATTTGAACACGCAAAGCATATACCAATCGAAATGGTCATGCTCGGAGTCATCCCAGTATTAATCGCATCTTTCGCCTATCCATTGGGAAATAGAAAAATGATGGAAGTCACAAGCGGGAAGTTAGATGCATATCAACGAGTCCTAGGAATGACACTGGCCAGTCTGCCATTCTGGATTCTCTTAGCTATATATGGTTTTCTGACAGAGGGAGTTCCAACAGGGAACCAAAGCTTTCAGTCCCTTTTAGTGGCCATGACTTCGGGAGTGATTGCGACTGTACTATTCTTTAAGGCTACAGATTTAGTGAGTGGTAATATGCAGAAACTGGCTGCCGTAGAAGCAACACAATCAATGGAGGTGCTTTTTGCCTTGGCAGGTGAATTTTTTATCCTGTCATTGCCGCTGCCTTCACTATTATCCTGGGTTGGAATTATTCTCGTCATGCTTGGCATGGCACTTCATAGCTACTCTACATTCAGGAGCAAAAAAGAAGAATTGAAAATTAGTGCATAA
- a CDS encoding RDD family protein: MYRPAGFWVRLGAAILDGLIIGVPLSIISYLVTGSAEENAFTSSLNLLYTLLVPVVWSGYTVGKKIVGVRIAKVNGEKLGFGTMLMRTIVAGLVYVLTLGIGVIVSAFMVGIRQDKRAIHDFIAGTYVTYEKPNEIQYEQ; encoded by the coding sequence ATGTACAGACCAGCTGGTTTTTGGGTAAGACTTGGTGCAGCAATTTTAGACGGATTAATTATCGGGGTGCCACTCTCGATCATTAGCTACTTAGTAACAGGAAGTGCGGAAGAAAATGCTTTTACTTCCTCGCTGAACCTGCTTTACACTCTTCTTGTTCCTGTTGTTTGGTCAGGATATACAGTAGGCAAGAAAATTGTGGGTGTGAGGATCGCGAAAGTTAATGGAGAAAAACTTGGCTTTGGTACAATGCTTATGCGGACAATTGTCGCTGGACTTGTTTATGTACTTACATTAGGGATTGGTGTAATCGTCAGCGCATTCATGGTTGGCATCCGTCAGGATAAAAGAGCGATCCATGATTTCATTGCAGGCACGTATGTAACTTATGAAAAACCAAATGAAATACAGTATGAACAATAA
- a CDS encoding M48 family metallopeptidase, with amino-acid sequence MTEENFNEKNLIHKNENKYFWIVLSISIASYILFALSIVGVIIIAAFLIISLVLHALMIGQIRLNAVKIGGDQFPLIHSTVEDLCIKMEIKQTPDIYVLQSGGIMNAFATRFFGRNMVVVYSGIFDLIEQNAEEEVQFVLAHELAHIKRNHLGKMMFILPSMWIPGLAEMYLRACEYTCDRYAAFYTGNPTAAKNGLTMLAIGKVLFRRVNQTEYLDQINKEKGFVVWLAEILSTHPPLPKRINEISVFFGETTSVIIPSKKTRGLIAFVTASFMLTGLAMVGGLTIYNEVNTAFYSEEEYYDEAIEVSPLIEAVINGNTKKVESLIESGEDIRQLDYNGYTALDWAVMDDNAQMVQLLLDLNADPNFESDYGMTPFMTAAERGNASMINMLYNAGGDPNYQEMSAGYTAMTHAVFSGEIDKVKLLIELGADIEIKDYSGMTARMHALQTGEQEIADLLK; translated from the coding sequence ATGACAGAGGAAAACTTCAACGAGAAAAACCTGATACATAAAAATGAGAATAAATATTTCTGGATTGTATTAAGTATTAGTATTGCTTCTTACATCCTTTTTGCTTTATCCATTGTAGGGGTAATTATCATTGCAGCATTCCTGATAATTTCATTGGTACTCCATGCATTGATGATTGGACAGATCAGGCTCAATGCCGTGAAAATAGGTGGTGATCAATTTCCGCTTATTCATTCAACCGTCGAGGATTTATGCATCAAAATGGAAATAAAACAGACACCGGATATATATGTGCTCCAGTCTGGCGGAATAATGAACGCTTTTGCGACGCGCTTTTTCGGCAGGAATATGGTCGTAGTTTACTCCGGGATTTTCGACCTTATTGAACAAAATGCTGAGGAAGAGGTTCAGTTTGTCCTTGCCCATGAACTCGCTCATATAAAACGGAATCACCTTGGCAAAATGATGTTCATCCTTCCATCAATGTGGATTCCAGGACTCGCAGAAATGTACTTGCGCGCTTGCGAATATACTTGTGACCGCTATGCAGCCTTCTATACAGGTAATCCAACAGCAGCGAAAAACGGACTTACCATGCTGGCTATTGGGAAAGTCTTATTCAGAAGGGTGAACCAAACAGAATACCTAGACCAAATCAACAAGGAAAAAGGATTTGTAGTTTGGCTGGCAGAAATCTTATCAACTCATCCACCGCTTCCAAAAAGAATAAATGAAATTAGCGTCTTTTTTGGTGAAACAACTTCAGTCATTATTCCTTCCAAAAAAACAAGAGGGCTCATAGCTTTTGTAACTGCTTCATTTATGCTTACTGGGCTGGCCATGGTTGGCGGTCTCACGATCTATAATGAGGTGAATACGGCATTTTATTCAGAAGAGGAATATTATGATGAAGCTATAGAAGTTTCTCCGCTAATTGAAGCTGTCATCAATGGAAATACGAAGAAGGTTGAAAGTTTAATAGAAAGTGGAGAAGATATCCGACAATTAGACTACAATGGTTACACAGCGTTGGACTGGGCTGTTATGGATGATAATGCCCAGATGGTTCAGTTGCTGCTGGACCTAAATGCCGACCCGAATTTCGAATCTGATTATGGTATGACCCCTTTCATGACTGCTGCTGAAAGAGGGAATGCTTCAATGATCAACATGCTTTATAATGCGGGCGGAGATCCTAATTATCAGGAAATGAGCGCAGGTTATACAGCAATGACTCATGCAGTATTTAGTGGTGAAATCGACAAAGTCAAATTGCTGATAGAGCTAGGTGCAGACATCGAAATTAAAGATTATTCGGGTATGACTGCGAGGATGCATGCTTTGCAAACAGGTGAGCAGGAAATCGCAGATTTATTAAAATAA
- a CDS encoding FUSC family protein encodes MITLGPRVLKTGVAVALALYITKWLGLEPPVFAAIAATFTVQPSIYRSWKQVLEQFQANTLGAIIAIAAIYLFGNNPIVIGLVTVIVIIISLKLKMESSISLTLITVLIMMSSHEFNGILTAANKFVIVLVGMGSAFIVNLLVSPPNFNKNFTEKMDNSFRTMSLLIRTAISNELAEKTFQGQWSQLKKDVAKLEELYKILDEEREKISKVKPLDVRELVVFKQMLACLHQGLRLLDTVEDHFFQSRPEPEETNEFDDQFEELIQYHEMILLKYSGKIREIDMEHILQQSGLFLEKVIEDKSIARNDRLRLTIIGSAIYDYAFQLERLNELIDQYQNRKADTEKDSKKGVLKSTIFFKKD; translated from the coding sequence ATGATAACTTTAGGTCCAAGAGTTTTAAAGACAGGAGTGGCCGTTGCACTCGCTTTATACATAACAAAATGGCTAGGATTGGAGCCTCCAGTCTTTGCAGCAATCGCAGCAACTTTTACGGTGCAGCCATCGATTTATCGATCATGGAAACAGGTATTAGAGCAGTTCCAGGCCAATACTCTTGGTGCGATCATCGCAATAGCAGCAATATATCTATTTGGAAACAACCCGATTGTCATTGGGTTAGTTACTGTTATTGTTATTATCATTAGCTTGAAGCTCAAAATGGAAAGTTCAATATCCTTAACACTGATTACTGTTTTAATCATGATGAGTTCGCATGAATTCAACGGGATTTTAACAGCAGCAAACAAATTTGTCATTGTCCTAGTTGGGATGGGTTCTGCTTTCATTGTTAACCTATTAGTCTCACCTCCAAATTTCAACAAGAATTTTACCGAAAAAATGGACAACAGCTTTAGAACCATGTCATTGCTGATCAGGACAGCCATATCCAATGAACTCGCAGAGAAAACTTTTCAGGGGCAATGGAGTCAGCTGAAAAAGGACGTAGCCAAGCTAGAAGAACTCTATAAAATTCTCGATGAGGAAAGAGAAAAAATATCAAAGGTGAAACCTCTTGATGTGAGGGAACTGGTGGTATTTAAACAAATGCTTGCCTGCCTCCATCAAGGCTTGAGACTTTTGGATACCGTCGAGGACCACTTCTTTCAAAGCCGGCCTGAACCGGAGGAGACAAATGAATTTGATGATCAATTCGAAGAACTGATTCAATACCATGAGATGATTCTCCTGAAATATTCGGGGAAAATCCGGGAAATTGATATGGAACATATTCTTCAGCAAAGCGGGTTATTCCTGGAAAAGGTCATCGAGGATAAGTCCATTGCACGGAATGATAGACTTCGTCTCACAATCATTGGATCTGCGATTTATGATTATGCATTTCAGCTTGAGCGACTCAATGAATTGATTGATCAATATCAAAACAGAAAGGCAGATACTGAAAAAGACAGCAAAAAAGGAGTTTTAAAAAGTACAATCTTTTTTAAAAAGGATTAA
- a CDS encoding glycosyl hydrolase family 28-related protein: MVMLDKNHDPRLNAALIAQLSGKTLKIDELVEETNELFEEASEHYKPTNVKSSGISSFFNNFTANMRRFIQTKSAFDNAISYETIVDKNGNVFPEWMERLNEQYQTLLKEIDREVYMEDFGALGDGTTDCTEAFRMALGKGRVKIYIPEGVYIVREMKLPSFTYLVGAGKGKTVIKLHDSAPKSRRLITNKNHRTGNRNVYVKGLTLDWNVERLGQVEKTSTWGNHSSCLLYANVKYGWVKDVEGVNPGLHCFDISSPLYNYYGDGYRARGGSEFIWLDNLNGYGFGDDGITTHHSDNIFISNCHMSDPSGKTHKKGFSNSNGIEIDDGSRNVWLFNNSSARCFGGVEIKAHHTSSAANNVVILGHLSVNDNRSYNFRHIGHHKENDPESKTAINIRAANIISYKPIHTELYANSSPRAMVVSAYKNVAVNHFTAIGDPSYEYGGEPAIAIQYRSRNVILKNVALSGFTKAGSDIKIFGGSNHADNVRIRNVLSTHSAPKAIQIGKGVAMAEVEKVFAEAVNGQTVVELAENENKAMVKEIDAKGFKEVIWGGSTRNQTTV, translated from the coding sequence ATGGTAATGCTGGATAAAAATCATGACCCTAGATTAAATGCCGCACTGATTGCACAACTATCAGGGAAAACTTTAAAAATTGATGAACTGGTTGAGGAGACAAACGAATTATTCGAAGAAGCTAGTGAGCATTACAAGCCTACAAATGTGAAATCATCAGGTATATCTTCTTTTTTCAATAATTTCACTGCTAATATGCGCAGATTCATCCAGACTAAATCTGCTTTCGATAACGCTATCTCGTATGAAACCATTGTTGATAAAAACGGAAATGTCTTTCCTGAATGGATGGAAAGATTGAACGAACAATATCAAACTTTACTGAAGGAAATTGATCGCGAGGTCTATATGGAGGATTTTGGTGCGCTTGGGGATGGGACTACGGATTGCACAGAGGCTTTCAGAATGGCTCTTGGCAAAGGGCGTGTGAAAATATACATTCCCGAGGGTGTTTATATCGTCAGAGAGATGAAACTGCCCTCCTTCACCTATCTGGTCGGCGCCGGTAAAGGGAAAACGGTTATCAAGCTGCATGATTCAGCACCAAAAAGCAGAAGACTTATAACAAATAAAAACCATCGTACTGGGAATCGAAATGTATATGTGAAGGGTTTGACTCTGGATTGGAATGTTGAACGTTTGGGACAGGTCGAAAAAACCAGTACCTGGGGTAACCATTCCAGCTGTCTGCTTTATGCCAATGTAAAATATGGCTGGGTAAAGGATGTAGAAGGCGTTAACCCCGGTCTTCACTGTTTTGATATTTCATCTCCTCTATATAATTATTATGGTGATGGCTATCGGGCCCGTGGAGGAAGTGAGTTTATCTGGCTCGATAACCTCAATGGCTATGGTTTTGGTGATGACGGGATTACGACTCACCATAGTGATAATATCTTCATTTCAAATTGCCATATGAGTGACCCAAGCGGGAAAACACATAAGAAGGGTTTTTCAAATTCGAATGGAATCGAAATAGATGATGGATCGAGAAATGTCTGGCTATTCAACAACTCATCCGCCAGATGCTTTGGCGGTGTTGAAATCAAAGCCCATCATACGTCTTCCGCGGCTAATAATGTTGTCATCTTAGGCCATCTCTCTGTAAATGACAATCGATCTTATAATTTCAGGCATATAGGACACCACAAGGAAAATGATCCCGAATCAAAAACAGCAATCAACATACGAGCAGCAAATATCATATCATATAAGCCGATTCATACCGAGTTATATGCAAACTCCTCACCAAGGGCAATGGTAGTGTCAGCTTATAAAAATGTAGCTGTGAACCATTTTACTGCTATTGGTGACCCTTCCTATGAATATGGCGGTGAACCAGCAATTGCCATTCAGTATCGTTCGAGAAATGTTATTTTAAAAAATGTGGCATTAAGCGGTTTTACAAAAGCAGGCTCCGATATAAAGATATTTGGGGGCAGCAACCACGCAGATAATGTTAGAATTCGAAATGTTCTTTCCACACATTCGGCACCGAAAGCCATTCAGATAGGTAAAGGAGTCGCCATGGCTGAGGTTGAAAAGGTCTTTGCGGAGGCTGTCAATGGACAGACTGTAGTTGAACTTGCTGAAAATGAAAATAAAGCCATGGTAAAGGAAATTGATGCAAAAGGATTTAAAGAGGTTATTTGGGGAGGTTCTACCAGAAATCAGACAACCGTTTAA
- a CDS encoding Cof-type HAD-IIB family hydrolase — MLINKKPDIKLIALDMDGTLLDDRHEVTEENRRAIKEAERRGVRVVLSTGRSLKTARDYVLSLELSSYLVTVNGGEIWGPNGELVQRSKVDTEHIQWMFELSQKHKTGFWATSSENVWRNNMPKDLFSQEWIKFGFHIEEDEIRESVLKELQDKDVFEISNSSLKNIEVNALGINKAVGLQKVCDLLGISMDNVMAVGDSLNDIAMITEAGLGVAMGNAQETVKEAADDVTGTNQDNGVAQAIEKWVLS, encoded by the coding sequence ATTTTGATTAATAAAAAGCCGGATATCAAACTGATTGCACTGGATATGGATGGAACACTTCTAGATGACAGGCATGAGGTGACAGAAGAGAATAGACGTGCGATTAAAGAAGCCGAAAGAAGAGGGGTACGTGTTGTACTGAGTACTGGCCGCAGTCTCAAAACAGCAAGGGATTACGTATTATCCCTGGAGCTGTCTTCTTATCTTGTGACGGTCAATGGTGGAGAAATATGGGGTCCGAATGGGGAATTGGTACAAAGAAGTAAGGTGGATACTGAGCATATCCAATGGATGTTTGAACTGTCCCAAAAGCATAAGACAGGGTTTTGGGCGACAAGCAGTGAAAACGTCTGGAGGAATAATATGCCAAAAGACCTGTTTTCCCAAGAATGGATTAAATTTGGCTTCCATATTGAAGAAGATGAAATAAGGGAAAGTGTGCTCAAAGAATTACAAGATAAAGATGTATTCGAAATCAGCAATTCAAGCCTGAAAAATATCGAAGTCAATGCTTTAGGCATCAATAAGGCTGTTGGGCTGCAGAAGGTTTGTGACCTGCTGGGAATATCAATGGATAATGTAATGGCAGTGGGAGACAGTCTGAATGACATTGCAATGATCACTGAAGCGGGTCTTGGAGTCGCGATGGGCAATGCCCAGGAAACAGTAAAAGAAGCCGCAGATGATGTAACAGGTACTAATCAGGATAACGGAGTCGCCCAGGCAATCGAAAAATGGGTGCTATCATAA
- a CDS encoding STAS domain-containing protein, giving the protein MNPTSAVANELQQNSEPIAKEMVNSILELIGVEIPKQEVDQAIIVYTEYLSFLGDSIMTKDETTSKRLLEWSKQNGEREAAKGGRISDILFRYPPTRIVFIDKMAEISLRHGVNTEDLIWINKRVNNMLDISINETVFAFERQTSQLMKEVQAEVDILSTPVVPVQENVAVLPLVGKMDHDRARLIMERAIPLVANQKIQSLIIDFSGIVTIDATIAKHIIDIHNVLRLLGVDSIATGMRPELAQAAVEGGVDFSNISTFATVKQAIDSINNKI; this is encoded by the coding sequence GTGAATCCAACCTCAGCAGTAGCAAATGAACTTCAGCAAAATTCCGAACCTATCGCAAAGGAAATGGTGAATTCCATACTTGAACTGATTGGTGTGGAGATACCAAAGCAGGAAGTTGACCAGGCAATTATTGTTTATACAGAGTATCTTAGTTTTCTCGGTGACTCGATCATGACTAAAGATGAAACAACTTCTAAGAGACTTCTTGAATGGAGCAAGCAAAATGGAGAACGGGAAGCAGCCAAAGGCGGCAGGATTTCTGACATCCTTTTTAGGTATCCTCCCACGAGGATTGTTTTTATAGATAAAATGGCGGAAATTAGTTTGAGGCATGGCGTTAACACGGAAGATTTAATTTGGATCAATAAAAGAGTGAACAATATGCTTGATATTAGCATTAATGAAACTGTATTTGCGTTTGAAAGACAAACCTCACAACTGATGAAAGAAGTGCAGGCTGAAGTGGATATTCTATCCACTCCTGTCGTACCAGTACAAGAAAATGTAGCGGTGCTGCCTTTAGTAGGGAAAATGGATCATGACCGTGCCAGACTGATAATGGAAAGGGCAATACCTTTGGTTGCAAACCAAAAAATACAGTCACTAATTATTGATTTTTCAGGAATCGTTACAATTGATGCAACGATTGCCAAGCACATTATTGATATCCACAATGTTTTACGGCTGTTGGGCGTAGACTCAATTGCTACTGGAATGAGACCAGAGCTTGCCCAGGCTGCGGTGGAGGGTGGAGTAGATTTTTCAAACATCAGTACCTTCGCTACGGTAAAACAGGCCATTGATAGTATCAATAATAAAATATAA
- a CDS encoding YwbE family protein gives MSNRRDGKNRNEIKPGMKVNIVLKNDQKTGKLTPGIVKDLLTKSSSHPHGIKVRLEDGQVGRVKEILE, from the coding sequence ATGTCCAATAGAAGAGATGGCAAAAACCGAAATGAGATCAAACCCGGCATGAAAGTAAATATTGTCCTAAAGAATGACCAGAAAACCGGTAAGCTCACTCCTGGAATCGTGAAGGATCTGCTCACCAAATCCAGCTCACATCCCCACGGCATTAAGGTCAGGCTGGAGGACGGTCAGGTAGGCCGTGTAAAGGAAATACTGGAGTAG
- a CDS encoding cation:proton antiporter, with amino-acid sequence MNLTLVIGLFLLVLFLIGMIGIKIIKIPDILLFILLGLILSLVIKESKVIEVAGEIGLVLLFFILGMKFPVKRLITSSTKIWRGGFLDAFLGIFVTAVISLLFGLDWVSSLIVGGIVYATSSSITAKLLEHKNRTQNKESEFMLLILVFEDLIAPILVTVLIGLTGDGFTVTDFLLILLKIVLLAGIAVFFAKVVFKKVESILKEIDQDDIFIVLITGIALTYGGIAMLLGLSEVIGAFLAGMMLSELSIKDKVEKAALPVRNIFLPFFFLNFGLHIEMTSDIPYLGLLIVLVLWSLIHKLIVGYIGGQWYGLSRSDSLKAGLSLTQRGEFSVIIAALATGELKIFASIYILVIAIIGTIMFQLAPRLNNMIVEIVKEKTN; translated from the coding sequence TTGAATCTTACTTTAGTCATTGGACTCTTTTTATTGGTGCTTTTTTTGATAGGTATGATCGGTATCAAAATAATAAAAATACCGGATATATTATTATTTATTTTGCTTGGGCTCATTTTATCCCTGGTTATTAAGGAATCTAAGGTAATCGAAGTAGCCGGGGAAATTGGGTTAGTCCTTCTATTTTTTATCTTAGGGATGAAGTTTCCAGTAAAAAGACTTATTACCAGCAGTACAAAAATCTGGAGAGGAGGCTTCCTGGATGCATTTCTCGGCATTTTCGTGACTGCCGTGATCAGCCTGTTGTTCGGTTTAGACTGGGTTTCCTCTTTAATTGTCGGTGGCATTGTCTACGCTACTAGTTCCTCTATCACAGCAAAGTTGCTTGAACATAAGAATAGGACGCAAAACAAAGAATCAGAATTCATGCTTCTAATCCTGGTGTTTGAGGATTTAATAGCGCCAATTCTTGTAACTGTATTGATTGGTCTTACGGGGGATGGTTTTACGGTCACTGATTTTCTGTTAATATTATTAAAAATTGTACTTCTTGCAGGAATTGCCGTTTTCTTCGCTAAGGTGGTCTTCAAAAAGGTCGAATCAATTTTAAAAGAGATTGACCAGGATGATATTTTTATTGTGTTAATTACGGGCATTGCGCTAACATATGGCGGGATTGCGATGCTCCTTGGGTTATCAGAGGTTATCGGGGCTTTTCTTGCCGGAATGATGCTGTCTGAGCTTTCAATTAAGGACAAGGTAGAAAAAGCTGCATTGCCAGTAAGGAATATTTTCCTTCCCTTTTTCTTTCTGAACTTTGGACTTCATATCGAAATGACAAGCGACATTCCTTATTTAGGTCTATTGATTGTTCTCGTTCTGTGGTCATTGATCCATAAATTAATCGTAGGCTATATTGGTGGGCAATGGTATGGTCTTTCAAGAAGTGATTCATTGAAAGCGGGGCTCTCACTGACACAAAGAGGAGAATTCTCCGTGATCATAGCTGCACTGGCAACCGGTGAGCTAAAGATCTTTGCCAGCATTTATATTTTGGTGATTGCCATCATCGGTACGATCATGTTCCAGTTGGCACCGCGATTGAATAACATGATTGTTGAAATAGTAAAGGAAAAGACTAATTAA
- a CDS encoding YitT family protein gives MNSIPERALVQQQHKGITKTKLAKRIFFIIFGAVLMGVGIEEFLVPNKILDGGIVGISIILSHLTGWRLGLFIFILNIPFFFIGYKQIGKTFALSTLLGITVLSLTTSFLHDWPVFTEDLLLATVFGGIVLGAGVGIVIRYGGSLDGTEILAILANRRLPFSVGEVIMFFNIFIFGTAGFVFGWDRAMYSILAYFIAFKTIDIVIAGLDESKAAWIISEQHKEIGDAIMARLGRGVTYLTGEGAYTGDDKKVIFCVITRLEEAKLKSIVEELDESAFLAVGNIAEVRGGRFKKRNIH, from the coding sequence ATGAACAGCATTCCAGAACGAGCCCTTGTTCAACAGCAGCATAAGGGCATCACGAAGACTAAACTCGCAAAAAGAATTTTTTTCATCATTTTCGGTGCTGTCCTGATGGGCGTAGGAATTGAGGAATTCCTGGTCCCGAACAAAATTCTTGATGGCGGTATTGTCGGCATCTCAATCATCCTCTCACATCTGACGGGCTGGCGCCTCGGCCTCTTTATTTTTATTCTGAACATCCCTTTCTTTTTCATTGGCTATAAGCAAATCGGCAAGACATTTGCGCTATCCACACTATTGGGAATCACTGTTCTATCTTTAACGACCAGCTTCCTTCATGATTGGCCTGTTTTTACAGAAGATTTACTCCTGGCTACTGTTTTTGGAGGAATCGTTCTCGGTGCTGGAGTAGGGATTGTTATTCGGTACGGCGGTTCTTTAGATGGTACGGAAATTCTTGCGATTCTGGCAAACAGAAGACTGCCATTTTCAGTTGGGGAAGTAATCATGTTTTTTAACATCTTCATCTTTGGTACCGCTGGCTTTGTCTTTGGCTGGGACAGGGCAATGTATTCCATCCTTGCCTATTTCATTGCCTTTAAAACGATTGATATCGTCATCGCTGGACTCGATGAATCAAAAGCAGCCTGGATTATAAGTGAACAGCACAAGGAAATCGGTGATGCAATCATGGCTCGTCTTGGCAGGGGAGTCACGTATTTGACTGGCGAGGGTGCATATACAGGTGATGACAAGAAAGTCATTTTTTGTGTGATCACTCGTCTTGAGGAAGCTAAATTGAAATCCATTGTCGAAGAATTGGATGAGTCAGCGTTCCTAGCTGTCGGGAATATTGCAGAAGTGCGTGGCGGCAGGTTTAAAAAACGGAATATACACTAG